CGCGTGGCCGGCGCCCTGCTCGTGCCGGACGAGGATGTGCCGGATCGTCGTGGACGCCATGAGCTCGTCGTAGAACGGGATGATGGCGCCGCCGGGCAGGCCGAAGACGTCGGTGATCCCGAGGTGCTCGAGCGTCCGGAGGACGGCTCCCGAGCCGGTCAGGATCTCCGGCGACCGGCGTGCACAGGCGGCCGCGGACAGCGGAGTGGCTTCCGTGGGCATGAGGTGTTCCTTGCCTGGAGTGATGGCGGTGGTGCGGGTGTCGACGCTAGCCCGTGACCGCGCCCTTGGCGGCGGACTGGACGAGCTTCGCGAACTTCGCGAGGACTCCGCGGGTGTAGCGCGGGGGCAGCGGGGCCCAGCCTGCTCGGCGGGCCTCCAGCTCGGCGTCGTCGACCAGTAGGTCGAGCGAGCGAGCCGCGATGTCGACACGGATGCGGTCGCCATCGCGCACGAATGCCACTGGACCTGCGTCCACGGCTTCCGGTGCGATGTGGCCGATGCACAGGCCGGTTGTGCCGCCTGAGAATCGTCCGTCCGTCAACAGTAGTACATCCTTGCCGAGGCCCGCGCCCTTGATGGCGGCGGTGATCGCGAGCATCTCGCGCATGCCAGGGCCACCCTTCGGGCCCTCGTAGCGGATGACCACCACGTCGCCCTTCTGGATCTGTCCCTCGGTGAGGGCGTCCATCGCGGCACGCTCGCGGTCGAACACCCGCGCGGGGCCCTCGAACACGGCGGCGTCGAACCCGGCGGTCTTCACGACGGCGCCGTCCGGGGCGAAGGAGCCCTTGAGGATGGTCAGGCCACCGGTCTCGTGGATCGGGTTGTCGAGCTTCCGGAACACCTCGCCGTCGAGCTCCGGCGGGTCGATCTCGGCCAGGTTCTCGGCGAGGGTCTTGCCGGTGACGGTCATCACGTCGCCGTGCAGCAGACCGGCCTCGAGCAGCGCCTTCATGATCACCGGGATGCCGCCGTTGCGGTCGACGTCGACCATGACGTACTTGCCGAAGGGCTTCATGTCGGCCAGGTGCGGCACCTTCGAGCCGATGCGGTTGAAGTCGTCGAGGGTCAGCTCGACCTCGGCCTCGTGCGCGATCGCGAGCAGGTGCAGGACGACGTTGGTCGAGCCTCCCAGGGCCATGGCGACGGCGATGGCGTTCTCGAACGCCTCGCGCGTCAGGATCTGCCGGGCCGTCAGGCCGAGGCGGAGCATGTTGACGACGGCCTCGCCTGAGCGGCGCGCGTAGTAGTCACGGCGGCGGTCTGCGCTCGGCGGGGCAGCGGACCCCGGCAGCGACATGCCGAGGGCCTCGGCCACGCTCGCCATGGTGTTCGCCGTGTACATCCCGCCGCAGGCGCCCTCGCCCGGGACGATCGCGCACTCGATCTCCTTGAGCTCGGCCTCGGTCATGGTGCCGGCCTTGCACGCACCGACGCCCTCGAAGGAGTCGATGATCGTGACCTCCTTGAAGGAGCCGTCGGCCTGCTTCACGTAGCCCGGCATGACCGAGCCCGCGTAGAGGAAGACGCTCGCGAGGTCGAGGCGCGCGGCGGCCATGAGCATGCCGGGCAGCGACTTGTCGCAGCCGGCGAGGAGCACGGTGCCGTCGAGGCGCTCCGCGTTCACGACGGTCTCGACGCTGTCGGCGATGACCTCGCGCGAGACGAGCGAGAAGTGCATGCCCTCGTGGCCCATCGAGATCCCGTCGGAGACGGAGATGGTGCCGAACTGCAGCGGGTACCCGCCGCCGGAGTGCACGCCCTCCTTCGCGCCCTGCGCGAGGCGGTCGAGGGAGAGGTTGCAGGGGGTGATCTCGTTCCAGGAGGACGCGATCCCGATCTGCGGCTTGTCCCAGTCTGCGTCGCCCATGCCGACGGCCCGGAGCATGCCACGCGAGGTGGTCGCTTCGATCCCGTCGGTGACGACCCGGCTACGCGGCTTCACGTCGATGTCAGGCATGGTGCGAGTCTAGGACCGTTTGGGATACCAGCGGGACACGACCCGTCGGACGGGAGGCACGTGGCCGGGTCGTCAGCGCGTCGCGCGCAGACGCCCCAACTGCTTCAGGACGTCGGTGAGCGCGGCCGGGTCCGCCACGC
The Curtobacterium citreum genome window above contains:
- the ilvD gene encoding dihydroxy-acid dehydratase; translated protein: MPDIDVKPRSRVVTDGIEATTSRGMLRAVGMGDADWDKPQIGIASSWNEITPCNLSLDRLAQGAKEGVHSGGGYPLQFGTISVSDGISMGHEGMHFSLVSREVIADSVETVVNAERLDGTVLLAGCDKSLPGMLMAAARLDLASVFLYAGSVMPGYVKQADGSFKEVTIIDSFEGVGACKAGTMTEAELKEIECAIVPGEGACGGMYTANTMASVAEALGMSLPGSAAPPSADRRRDYYARRSGEAVVNMLRLGLTARQILTREAFENAIAVAMALGGSTNVVLHLLAIAHEAEVELTLDDFNRIGSKVPHLADMKPFGKYVMVDVDRNGGIPVIMKALLEAGLLHGDVMTVTGKTLAENLAEIDPPELDGEVFRKLDNPIHETGGLTILKGSFAPDGAVVKTAGFDAAVFEGPARVFDRERAAMDALTEGQIQKGDVVVIRYEGPKGGPGMREMLAITAAIKGAGLGKDVLLLTDGRFSGGTTGLCIGHIAPEAVDAGPVAFVRDGDRIRVDIAARSLDLLVDDAELEARRAGWAPLPPRYTRGVLAKFAKLVQSAAKGAVTG